The Coffea arabica cultivar ET-39 chromosome 8e, Coffea Arabica ET-39 HiFi, whole genome shotgun sequence genome window below encodes:
- the LOC113704770 gene encoding uncharacterized protein codes for MPRSSRIGELQYDPEIEKTERILKKKTKQQVRSSNLVEPSSEFEEEIETMVDERTLRELATPDLNQQLLCITYPVLEVPFELKSGLIHLLPSFRGLAGKDPHKHLKEFHVACSTMKPQGVTEEQIKLRAFPFSLADKAKDWLYYLPSGSITTWTDMKQQFLEKFFPASRAASIRKDICGIRQFNGETLHEYWERFKQLYARCPHYQIPDQLLIQHFYEGLSATNRKIIDAAIRGALVNKTPTEARRIISNMAANGQQFGQRQDYASRKVSEVSISSIEQRLDSLTSLVEKLVVGQVQQAKTCGICYASSHQTDMCPTLQDDPNEYVNAVCGFPGLPQRRYDPYSNTYDLWWKDHPNFSYALRPRGFHQQQY; via the coding sequence ATGCCTCGATCTTCTCGTATAGGTGAGTTGCAATACGATCCTGAGATTGAGAAGACAGAACGTATactgaaaaagaaaactaaacaacAAGTAAGGTCATCTAACTTGGTTGAACCTTCTAGTGAATTTGAAGAGGAGATTGAAACCATGGTGGACGAGAGAACCTTGAGAGAGCTAGCTACACCAGATTTAAATCAGCAACTTCTTTGCATAACATATCCTGTTTTAGAAGTACCATTCGAATTGAAATCTGGATTAATTCACTTACTTCCTTCTTTTCGTGGACTTGCAGGTAAAGATCCTCACAAACACCTCAAGGAATTTCATGTGGCATGCTCAACCATGAAGCCCCAAGGAGTCACAGAGGAGCAAATAAAATTAAGAGCATTTCCATTTTCTTTAGCCGACAAAGCTAAGGATTGGCTCTATTATTTGCCCTCTGGATCAATTACCACGTGGACTGATATGAAGCAGcaatttcttgagaaattttttcCTGCTTCCCGAGCTGCAAGCATTAGGAAAGATATCTGTGGGATTAGACAATTTAATGGAGAGACATTGCACGAGTATTGGGAAAGGTTCAAACAGTTATATGCAAGATGTCCTCACTATCAAATCCCTGATCAACTTCTCATTCAACATTTTTACGAGGGATTATCAGCAACAAACAGGAAAATCATTGATGCAGCCATTCGAGGAGCATTGGTAAATAAAACGCCAACAGAAGCGAGaaggataatttcaaatatGGCAGCCAATGGTCAACAATTTGGTCAGCGACAGGATTATGCTTCTAGAAAAGTCAGTGAGGTGAGTATTTCCTCTATTGAACAGCGATTAGattctctaacctctttagTGGAAAAGTTAGTTGTAGGACAGGTTCAGCAAGCCAAAACATGTGGAATTTGCTATGCTTCTAGCCATCAGACTGATATGTGTCCCACACTACAAGATGATCCAAATGAATATGTGAATGCAGTTTGCGGATTTCCTGGCCTACCTCAAAGGCGCTATGATCCTTATTCAAACACCTACGATCTATGGTGGAAGGATCACCCAAATTTCAGTTATGCCCTAAGGCCACGGGGATTTCACCAACAACAATATTAG
- the LOC113704771 gene encoding uncharacterized protein has translation MGVSRFRKFASQTIINPKQKASAITLRNDKELLEPSKRISEQAIEEAIEKEEVEPKPKDRPQQNSQDDPPVVVIPPLPFFSRFAKSKKEEQEQEILETFRKVEVNIPLLDAIKQIPRYAKFLKELCTTKKKLKGNEKVHLGENISVVLQRKLPPKCKDPGMFTVPCNIGNIRIEKAMLDLGASINVMPCSIYNMLNLGPLKETGIIIQLIDRSNAYPDGVLEDILVQVDKLVFPADFYVLDMEEDNSANSPPILLGRPFLRTSRTKIDVYSGTLTMEFDGDIIKFNIYDAVKYPNESHSVFVIDVINSLM, from the coding sequence ATGGGAGTCTCAAGGTTCAGGAAATTTGCCTCACAAACTATTATCAATCCAAAACAAAAGGCAAGTGCCATTACATTGAGGAATGACAAAGAGTTGCTAGAACCCAGTAAGAGAATTTCTGAGCAGGCCATTGAGGAGGCTATTGAGAAAGAAGAAGTGGAACCCAAACCTAAAGATAGGCCACAACAAAATTCCCAAGATGACCCGCCAGTAGTGGTAATACCTCCTCTTCCATTTTTTAGTCGATTTGCTAAATCAAAGAAAGAGGAGCAGGAGCAAGAGATTCTAGAAACTTTTCGCAAGGTTGAGGTAAATATTCCCCTTTTAGATGCAATTAAGCAAATCCCTAGATATGCAAAGTTTCTTAAAGAATTATGCACTACTAAGAAAAAATTGAAGGGAAATGAAAAAGTTCATCTGGGGGAGAATATCTCAGTAGTGCTTCAGAGAAAGTTACCTCCAAAATGTAAGgacccaggtatgtttactGTTCCTTGCAACATTGGAAATATTAGGATTGAGAAAGCAATGTTGGATTTGGGTGCTTCCATAAATGTTATGCCTTGTTCTATTTATAACATGCTGAATCTCGGGCCTTTAAAAGAGACAGGTATAATAATTCAACTTATTGATAGGTCAAATGCTTATCCTGATGGGGTTTTGGAAGACATATTGGTTCAAGTAGACAAATTGGTTTTTCCTGCAGACTTTTATGTGCTTGACATGGAGGAAGATAATTCTGCTAATTCACCCCCAATTTTATTAGGAAGACCATTTTTGAGAACTTCTAGGACCAAAATTGATGTCTATTCTGGAACACTGACTATGGAGTTTGATGGCGATAttataaaatttaatatttatgaCGCCGTGAAATATCCTAATGAATCTCATTCAGTCTTTGTTATAGATGTAATTAACTCTTTGATGTAG